The Methylotenera sp. G11 genome includes a window with the following:
- a CDS encoding methylamine utilization protein MauF, whose translation MKMGVRSGAYHQSSQGSAAVACVPDAISFAEPRSGAVRFAVMTLAVAVGVAGGVALDSRVATADALTAMFVVLALVGGFLSTWSPCGYSSLSLLRPAGRYSFGSVVRWTPTFLTHVLGYALGALVLGSALGVVGWLLFDELPFNYMVAGLSVVGIGYGLHQFGFLKMPYPQRRAQVPHDARYRFRSWVIGLLYGFALGMNYLTYVQTPMLYIVTGAALFSGDVTTAITIFAIFNIGRCLPVAINFLPVSNQSAQAWLARWQERAVEVDGFLLLSIGAAALTLLVL comes from the coding sequence ATGAAAATGGGTGTAAGGTCTGGAGCGTATCACCAGTCATCCCAAGGCAGTGCGGCCGTCGCATGCGTGCCTGATGCAATCAGTTTTGCTGAGCCGCGGTCAGGAGCGGTACGCTTTGCGGTAATGACGCTGGCTGTTGCTGTAGGCGTTGCGGGCGGCGTTGCGCTTGATTCAAGGGTGGCAACAGCTGATGCGTTAACAGCAATGTTTGTAGTGCTTGCGCTTGTCGGCGGTTTTCTTTCAACCTGGTCGCCGTGCGGCTATTCCAGCCTGAGTCTGCTGAGGCCGGCCGGACGCTATTCATTTGGATCGGTTGTCCGCTGGACGCCTACCTTCCTGACGCATGTGCTGGGCTATGCCTTGGGTGCGCTGGTTCTGGGGAGTGCGCTGGGTGTGGTGGGCTGGCTCTTGTTTGATGAACTGCCTTTCAATTATATGGTAGCGGGTCTGTCGGTAGTAGGCATCGGCTATGGCCTGCATCAGTTCGGCTTCTTGAAGATGCCATATCCGCAGCGTCGTGCACAGGTTCCTCATGATGCACGTTACCGCTTCCGTTCCTGGGTGATTGGTCTATTGTACGGTTTTGCATTGGGGATGAACTATCTTACTTATGTGCAGACGCCGATGCTTTACATCGTTACCGGCGCAGCCCTGTTCAGCGGCGACGTAACCACTGCCATCACCATATTTGCCATCTTCAACATCGGTCGCTGCTTACCAGTCGCGATTAATTTCCTGCCAGTTAGCAATCAGTCTGCACAAGCCTGGTTAGCCCGTTGGCAAGAGCGCGCTGTTGAAGTGGATGGATTCCTCCTGCTTTCTATCGGTGCTGCAGCTTTGACGCTGTTGGTTCTGTAA
- a CDS encoding MauE/DoxX family redox-associated membrane protein: MNWLINDPIVPVFASLFLALVLVAAAIPKIRNADEFQGVVANYRLLPSFMVAPFAKLLPWLELGSAIALLVPPAREVAAWVAAGLFMMFAMALAINVGRGRTHIDCGCVRRPTSVSRIGMFHVMRALALAAVSLYTANVSINMSALTIESVLMGAAAAAMFAMIYLAADLVVGLHDSRAKKS, translated from the coding sequence ATGAACTGGCTTATTAATGACCCGATTGTCCCGGTGTTTGCCTCACTTTTCCTGGCACTTGTTCTGGTTGCGGCTGCTATTCCAAAAATCCGCAATGCAGATGAGTTTCAGGGTGTGGTTGCCAACTACCGGCTGCTTCCTTCCTTTATGGTCGCGCCGTTCGCGAAGCTTCTACCCTGGTTGGAGCTTGGCAGCGCCATAGCATTGCTGGTGCCGCCAGCGCGCGAGGTGGCTGCGTGGGTAGCGGCAGGCCTTTTCATGATGTTTGCAATGGCGCTCGCGATTAATGTCGGACGTGGCCGCACCCACATTGACTGTGGTTGCGTACGTCGTCCAACAAGTGTGAGTCGTATCGGCATGTTTCACGTAATGCGTGCCCTTGCACTCGCCGCAGTGAGTCTTTACACCGCTAATGTATCGATCAATATGTCTGCATTGACAATTGAATCTGTACTGATGGGTGCAGCGGCTGCTGCGATGTTCGCGATGATTTATCTTGCGGCAGATCTAGTCGTAGGATTACACGACTCACGTGCCAAAAAAAGTTAG
- a CDS encoding helix-turn-helix domain-containing protein yields MNFQIEFLDAGPLGSPKVHLSRRTTTDVLEQADALPFWSQDYTQLSKGTFSGALNSATFQGVQIFHEKMNRAVDQIAFAPTDAYVIGLPTTIDGDATWGLMPVKANSVITLDKNTELVFRTSNQSEITAAVISAQRLEDYASQVEWVDLRKIMSNVRPVETLSSDITMRLQTSLTDGMHYISKFCDSADAQQIWRNLESDLMATCVQALLQANNSPSQNYDHRIHRYIVNRVRDLTLSNSGYPLSIEELCVSLRISRRTLNHAFIRVLGITPVAYMRNVRLHRIRAELQSAPHQVRYIASVAAKWGFWHMSLFSRYYRELFGETPIETLSRSRVGERH; encoded by the coding sequence TTGAATTTTCAAATAGAATTTTTAGATGCCGGCCCATTAGGAAGCCCTAAGGTACATTTGTCCCGGCGCACCACCACTGATGTTTTGGAACAGGCAGATGCACTCCCATTCTGGTCGCAGGATTACACTCAGTTAAGCAAGGGCACATTTTCCGGCGCCCTGAATAGCGCAACTTTTCAGGGTGTGCAGATTTTTCACGAAAAAATGAATCGTGCCGTAGATCAGATTGCGTTTGCGCCGACCGATGCCTATGTCATCGGGTTACCGACAACCATCGATGGCGACGCCACATGGGGATTGATGCCTGTCAAAGCGAACTCCGTGATAACGCTGGACAAAAATACCGAACTCGTTTTCCGCACCTCCAACCAGTCCGAAATCACAGCAGCCGTTATTTCAGCGCAGCGCCTGGAGGATTATGCATCACAAGTCGAGTGGGTAGATCTGCGTAAAATCATGTCCAATGTAAGACCCGTGGAAACCTTATCCAGCGATATTACGATGCGGCTCCAGACTTCGCTGACAGACGGCATGCACTACATTTCAAAATTCTGCGACAGTGCTGATGCGCAGCAGATCTGGCGCAACCTGGAAAGTGATCTGATGGCAACCTGCGTGCAGGCGCTTCTGCAGGCCAACAATAGCCCAAGCCAAAACTATGATCATCGTATTCACCGCTATATTGTAAACCGCGTACGTGACCTGACTTTATCAAACTCAGGCTACCCGCTGTCCATTGAAGAACTCTGTGTCAGCCTGCGCATCAGCAGGCGCACCCTGAACCATGCATTTATACGCGTACTCGGCATCACCCCGGTGGCTTACATGCGCAATGTGCGACTGCATCGCATACGTGCAGAACTGCAATCGGCGCCACATCAGGTAAGATACATTGCCAGTGTGGCTGCCAAATGGGGATTCTGGCACATGAGCCTGTTCTCCCGCTATTATCGGGAATTGTTTGGGGAAACCCCGATCGAGACTCTATCACGCTCACGCGTCGGGGAGCGACACTGA
- the mauD gene encoding methylamine dehydrogenase accessory protein MauD, translated as MNTGFIIASNVLLWCAFLSLAALMLGVIRQIGLLHERSAPLGAMLLDNGPEIGERSPVFSLTTFDGAPITVGRALAPNRPSLLMFTGPSCPICAKLLPIIRSVAAAEGTDVVLISDGTRAEHLEFLRNHPLQNERYVVSAEIGMRYQISKVPYGVLLDADGVILGKGLCNTREHVESLFETVREGHSTLQDFMKHSTTTLIEADQNKGVH; from the coding sequence ATGAATACTGGATTTATTATTGCATCGAATGTGTTGCTGTGGTGCGCATTCTTAAGCCTGGCAGCATTGATGCTTGGCGTTATTCGACAAATCGGTCTGTTACATGAGCGATCAGCTCCACTGGGCGCGATGTTGCTCGACAACGGTCCTGAAATCGGGGAACGCTCACCGGTGTTTAGTCTGACGACGTTTGACGGTGCGCCGATTACTGTAGGTCGTGCGCTTGCTCCAAATCGTCCAAGCCTGTTGATGTTTACTGGTCCAAGCTGCCCTATCTGCGCTAAGTTGCTGCCGATTATTCGTTCAGTAGCTGCTGCAGAAGGTACTGATGTAGTGCTGATCAGTGATGGTACACGCGCTGAACATCTTGAGTTCCTGCGTAACCATCCGCTGCAAAATGAGCGCTATGTTGTTTCAGCTGAAATCGGTATGCGTTATCAGATTTCTAAAGTTCCTTATGGCGTGTTGCTCGATGCAGATGGTGTGATTCTTGGCAAAGGCCTGTGCAATACGCGTGAGCATGTTGAAAGCTTGTTTGAAACAGTTCGTGAAGGTCACTCAACTTTACAGGACTTCATGAAGCACAGCACGACCACGTTGATAGAAGCAGACCAAAACAAAGGTGTTCATTAA
- the mauB gene encoding methylamine dehydrogenase (amicyanin) large subunit translates to MSGENMITLNNQTTNGPRELKTRLAGKLAIAALLVAAQPAFAEAQKTVPKQLATVGSVKIDNLSVAKAPPSDIKRFYVVDPGHFNVTSQTFVMGANDNKLQLHGIIDGGKLPHVMASSTGKYVGIANTTYDRIAHGKRDDYVRLHDAQTLEPAVDVDIPEIRFLTGLIERFAAFSTDDKHMLVQQFSPSSGVGLVDLQQKKYVKTMEIPDCYHIFPTAKQNFFMHCRDGSMLQVSYDDQGNTKQKNTKVFHAENEYLHNNPYYSNSAGRLVWPTYEGKIFQAKLSESGAEFLKPIEIFSDKEKKEKWAPGGWQPVAMHKERNEIYLLSDKRAKWTHKTASRFVVVADATTGKRLRRIDLKHNIDSIAVTQDKNPTLITASIEDKSVYTFDAVSGKQLASMDEIGKAPQIIITMDK, encoded by the coding sequence ATGTCTGGAGAAAATATGATTACTTTAAATAATCAAACAACAAACGGGCCGCGCGAGTTGAAAACTCGCCTTGCAGGCAAGCTGGCAATCGCCGCTTTGTTGGTAGCAGCGCAACCTGCGTTTGCTGAAGCTCAAAAAACAGTGCCGAAACAACTTGCCACAGTTGGTAGCGTAAAAATTGACAATTTGTCAGTTGCAAAAGCGCCGCCAAGTGACATTAAGCGTTTTTACGTCGTTGATCCTGGTCACTTCAACGTAACTTCTCAAACTTTTGTGATGGGTGCCAATGACAACAAGTTGCAACTGCACGGCATTATCGATGGTGGCAAGCTGCCGCATGTGATGGCAAGTTCTACAGGCAAATATGTAGGTATTGCTAACACAACTTACGATCGTATTGCGCATGGTAAGCGAGATGACTACGTGAGGTTGCATGATGCTCAAACCCTTGAGCCAGCTGTGGATGTTGATATTCCTGAAATCCGTTTTCTGACTGGTTTGATTGAGCGTTTTGCTGCTTTCAGTACTGATGACAAACACATGCTGGTTCAGCAATTCTCGCCATCATCAGGCGTTGGTTTGGTTGATTTGCAACAGAAAAAGTATGTGAAAACGATGGAAATCCCTGATTGCTATCACATTTTCCCAACTGCCAAACAAAATTTCTTCATGCACTGTCGTGATGGTTCAATGTTGCAGGTAAGTTATGATGATCAAGGCAATACCAAGCAGAAGAATACCAAAGTATTCCACGCTGAGAACGAGTATCTGCACAACAATCCGTACTACTCAAACTCGGCTGGCCGTTTAGTTTGGCCAACCTACGAAGGTAAAATCTTCCAGGCTAAATTGTCTGAATCAGGGGCTGAATTCCTGAAACCAATCGAGATATTCAGCGATAAAGAGAAGAAGGAAAAGTGGGCTCCAGGTGGCTGGCAACCAGTTGCTATGCACAAGGAACGTAACGAAATCTATCTGCTCTCGGATAAGCGTGCCAAATGGACACATAAAACGGCTAGCCGCTTTGTAGTGGTTGCTGATGCTACAACTGGCAAACGTCTGCGTCGTATCGATTTGAAGCATAACATTGATTCTATCGCTGTGACCCAAGACAAAAATCCAACATTGATCACAGCTTCAATTGAGGACAAATCAGTGTATACATTTGATGCTGTTAGTGGCAAGCAATTGGCATCAATGGATGAGATTGGTAAAGCGCCTCAAATAATCATTACGATGGATAAGTGA
- the tatA gene encoding Sec-independent protein translocase subunit TatA produces the protein MGSFSIWHWLIVLVIVALVFGTKKLRNIGGDVGGAVKSFKEAVNEGNAAPAIEQSAYSHANGHTIENDIGHKAGR, from the coding sequence ATGGGTTCATTTAGCATCTGGCACTGGCTGATCGTACTGGTCATCGTAGCACTGGTTTTTGGCACTAAAAAACTGCGCAATATTGGCGGTGACGTCGGCGGGGCGGTAAAGAGTTTCAAGGAAGCGGTCAACGAAGGGAACGCCGCCCCTGCCATTGAACAAAGCGCTTATAGTCATGCGAATGGGCATACGATAGAAAACGACATTGGACACAAGGCCGGGCGATAG
- the tatB gene encoding Sec-independent protein translocase protein TatB, which yields MFDIAFSELVVIGIVALLVIGPDKLPKIARTAGHLFGRAQRYVNDVKSDINRELRFEELQSLQDEIRQNTQQPASPQYKAGQIIRHDMEQTAPKYQVGQIIRHDLEQNDHAAEEHQRPTMMADYIDPAPLKQGAAN from the coding sequence GTGTTTGATATCGCATTCTCAGAGCTGGTCGTGATCGGCATTGTAGCCCTGCTTGTCATCGGGCCGGACAAGCTACCCAAGATAGCGCGTACCGCAGGCCACCTGTTTGGCAGGGCGCAACGCTACGTCAACGACGTGAAATCCGACATCAACCGCGAATTGCGTTTTGAAGAGTTGCAGAGCCTGCAGGATGAAATACGCCAGAATACGCAGCAACCCGCATCGCCCCAATACAAGGCAGGCCAGATCATCCGGCATGATATGGAACAAACTGCGCCCAAATACCAGGTAGGCCAGATTATCAGGCATGATCTGGAGCAGAACGATCATGCAGCCGAAGAACATCAGCGCCCAACCATGATGGCGGATTACATTGACCCAGCGCCGCTCAAACAGGGCGCAGCCAATTGA